Genomic segment of Rhodococcus rhodochrous:
TGTGTCGTCCTCAGCGGCGATGAGACCGGCGAACAGCGCCGACCCCGCTGCCATCACGAGCACCGCCTTGGCGTCGGTCTCGACGTCCGAACCGTCGCCGTCGGCGAACAGAGCGGTGCTGGGGCCGCTGAACGTGCGCCAGAGCGTGTTGCGGAGGTCCTCGTGGTCCCGCAGGGCAGCGAGGAGCCCCGGGAGCGCAGCGCGGACCTCCGGCCGGGAGAACAGCTCGATGCTCCCGGTGACCACCCATTCGATCCAGCCCTTGCGATCGATGCCGTCGTAGGGCGTCAGAT
This window contains:
- a CDS encoding TetR family transcriptional regulator, which gives rise to MPGTAPGRPRDPRIDNDVLTATREMLRTHGWDGLSLRAVAARAGVGRAALTRRWPTKAHLVLDALLGSAPDLTPYDGIDRKGWIEWVVTGSIELFSRPEVRAALPGLLAALRDHEDLRNTLWRTFSGPSTALFADGDGSDVETDAKAVLVMAAGSALFAGLIAAEDDTPALRARILELLSTVA